One window of Chloroflexus aggregans DSM 9485 genomic DNA carries:
- the minC gene encoding septum site-determining protein MinC, with amino-acid sequence MSDLITIKGSRDGLRLRLDANAAWSELLRRLDHHLGERRSFFHGASLVIDLGEREVSALQLEEMLALIRQHGVQATAIDSSERTTRMAARAAGLATRPLPRYTEPTPAVESEALMVMRTLRSGQVLRHTGHITLIGDVNPGAEIIAGGSVVVWGRLRGLVHAGALGDPTAIICALDLSPTQLRIADLIARPPDRDKMSRPEFARIAGGEIVVDGWEAFKR; translated from the coding sequence ATGAGCGACTTGATTACCATCAAAGGCAGCCGCGATGGGCTACGGCTTCGTTTAGATGCCAACGCTGCATGGTCGGAACTGTTGCGTCGGCTCGACCATCACCTTGGTGAACGGCGCAGCTTCTTTCACGGTGCCAGTCTGGTGATCGATCTCGGTGAGCGTGAAGTCTCTGCGTTGCAGCTCGAAGAGATGCTGGCTTTGATCCGCCAGCATGGGGTGCAAGCAACCGCGATTGATTCGTCGGAACGAACAACACGGATGGCGGCGCGGGCGGCCGGTTTGGCGACACGCCCGTTACCGCGCTATACCGAACCGACTCCGGCGGTGGAATCTGAAGCATTGATGGTCATGCGTACATTGCGTTCGGGTCAAGTCTTGCGTCATACCGGTCACATCACCTTGATCGGCGATGTGAATCCCGGTGCCGAGATCATTGCCGGTGGCAGTGTCGTGGTCTGGGGGCGGCTACGTGGGTTAGTGCATGCCGGTGCGTTGGGTGATCCTACGGCAATTATCTGTGCCCTCGACCTTAGTCCGACCCAGTTGCGCATCGCCGATTTAATTGCGCGTCCGCCGGATCGTGATAAAATGAGCCGCCCTGAGTTCGCCCGGATCGCCGGCGGCGAGATTGTTGTTGATGGATGGGAAGCGTTCAAGCGTTAG
- the minD gene encoding septum site-determining protein MinD has protein sequence MGRVITITSGKGGVGKTTTTANLGTALAMRGARVAVVDADIGLRNLDVVMGLENRIVYDLVDVVEGRARLRQALIKDKRLPELCLLPAAQTRDKDAVNAQQMIDLTNQLRAEFDFVLIDSPAGIEAGFRNAIAGADEVIIVTTPEVSAVRDADRIVGLVEAAEKGPASLIINRIKPRLVSRGEMLSVEDVLELLAISLLGIVPEDETIVIATNRGEAAVYDANSLAGRAYINIAQRLSGEDVPVMAIPDQQGVLDRLLGLFGRRRI, from the coding sequence ATGGGGCGAGTCATTACCATCACTTCGGGTAAAGGGGGCGTTGGCAAAACGACGACCACTGCCAATTTGGGGACAGCACTCGCGATGCGGGGAGCGCGCGTGGCTGTAGTAGATGCCGATATTGGCCTGCGAAACCTTGACGTAGTGATGGGTCTCGAAAACCGCATCGTCTACGATCTGGTGGATGTGGTTGAGGGTCGGGCCCGGCTGCGACAGGCGTTGATTAAAGATAAACGGTTACCTGAATTGTGTCTGTTGCCCGCTGCCCAGACTCGTGATAAAGACGCGGTTAACGCGCAGCAGATGATCGATCTGACGAACCAACTACGTGCTGAATTTGATTTTGTCTTGATTGATAGTCCGGCGGGAATCGAAGCCGGTTTTCGTAATGCGATCGCCGGAGCCGATGAGGTCATTATTGTGACGACCCCGGAAGTGTCGGCGGTGCGCGATGCCGACCGGATTGTGGGTTTGGTGGAAGCGGCCGAAAAAGGGCCGGCCTCATTGATTATCAATCGGATCAAGCCGCGGCTGGTGAGCCGTGGTGAGATGTTGTCGGTTGAAGATGTGTTGGAGTTGTTGGCGATCTCGTTGCTCGGTATCGTGCCCGAAGATGAGACGATTGTGATCGCGACGAATCGTGGCGAGGCTGCTGTTTACGATGCCAATTCGCTGGCCGGTCGTGCGTATATTAACATTGCGCAACGACTATCCGGGGAAGATGTGCCGGTGATGGCGATCCCTGACCAACAGGGAGTCCTCGATCGTCTGCTCGGTTTGTTTGGACGGCGACGGATATAG
- the minE gene encoding cell division topological specificity factor MinE produces the protein MSFLNGLFGRKRDSSAELAKQRLLTVLIDDRYKLTPEMMAQMKADLAEVLKRYLPAIDAEQIEVTLSRGEAHDLLKADVPLRRTSEGPSNR, from the coding sequence GTGTCCTTTTTGAATGGCCTCTTTGGTCGAAAACGCGATTCGAGCGCCGAACTGGCTAAGCAGCGGTTGTTGACGGTGCTGATCGATGATCGCTATAAACTGACTCCAGAGATGATGGCGCAGATGAAAGCCGATCTGGCAGAGGTGCTGAAGCGCTATTTGCCGGCGATCGATGCCGAGCAGATCGAGGTGACGCTTAGCCGCGGTGAGGCCCACGATTTGCTTAAGGCCGATGTGCCGTTGCGCCGCACGTCAGAGGGCCCGTCAAATCGGTAG
- a CDS encoding AI-2E family transporter — protein MEHDARPIRFSYQAKWITSAIVVGLIIVFLHEITHILPPFIGAIITAYLFNPLIGWLHRRTGISRAIWIVILYVVAGSVLYSLFTALWPRIVQQSRDLAASAPMIIRELTIWFEQNESIVLGDMVISLAPLEAQVIGLISDVAGWLSGNVPKIVFSALESVIYLLVYLIITFYLLLQAPQLKEWARNLIPSPYRREIAHLGYQIDRVFNAYIRGQLILIVIMSVLLYIPLSILQVPYALVIAIASGVLEILPIIGPWSAAGIAMTVALFQPVTPFGLSNVSLVILLGVIYFVLRQIEDHFIIPNVMGPLVRLHPGVVIFAILAGGALAGAFGLFISIPIAAVIRIILSYLYRKLTDQPEPPASADLPNPPPQGEPAVGEAALSSQG, from the coding sequence ATGGAACATGACGCACGGCCGATCCGCTTTTCTTATCAAGCAAAATGGATTACAAGCGCAATTGTTGTTGGGTTAATAATCGTTTTCTTGCACGAGATTACGCATATTTTGCCGCCGTTCATCGGAGCAATTATTACGGCGTATCTGTTTAACCCACTCATCGGTTGGTTGCACCGGCGTACCGGCATTAGTCGGGCGATCTGGATTGTGATCTTGTATGTTGTGGCCGGTTCGGTGCTCTATAGTCTATTTACCGCTCTCTGGCCGCGCATCGTGCAACAGAGTCGCGATTTGGCGGCGAGTGCGCCGATGATTATTCGTGAATTGACCATCTGGTTTGAGCAGAATGAATCGATTGTTCTTGGCGATATGGTGATTAGCCTTGCTCCGCTCGAGGCACAGGTGATCGGGTTGATCAGCGATGTTGCCGGTTGGTTGAGCGGGAATGTGCCCAAGATTGTCTTTTCGGCGCTCGAAAGTGTGATTTATCTGTTGGTCTATTTGATTATTACATTTTATCTGTTGTTACAAGCACCACAGTTGAAGGAATGGGCACGGAATCTCATCCCATCACCCTACCGACGTGAAATTGCTCATCTCGGCTATCAAATAGATCGCGTGTTTAATGCCTATATTCGAGGGCAATTAATTCTCATCGTGATCATGTCGGTTCTGCTCTATATTCCGCTCTCGATTTTGCAGGTACCATACGCACTCGTGATCGCGATTGCCTCCGGTGTGCTCGAGATTTTACCGATTATCGGGCCGTGGTCGGCAGCCGGGATTGCGATGACGGTGGCGTTGTTTCAGCCGGTGACACCGTTCGGGCTGTCGAATGTCTCATTGGTGATTCTGCTCGGTGTTATTTATTTCGTGTTACGCCAGATCGAGGATCATTTTATTATTCCTAATGTTATGGGGCCATTGGTGCGTTTGCATCCGGGTGTAGTTATCTTTGCCATTCTGGCCGGCGGTGCTTTGGCCGGTGCATTTGGCCTCTTTATCTCGATCCCAATCGCGGCTGTCATTCGGATTATCCTCAGTTATCTCTATCGGAAGTTGACCGATCAGCCCGAACCACCGGCGAGCGCCGATCTTCCCAACCCACCTCCTCAGGGTGAGCCGGCGGTCGGTGAGGCTGCGCTGAGTTCACAAGGATAA
- the era gene encoding GTPase Era, with the protein MKYCSLDQDVGALYFYFADLAEGQVVAAMEYPAHLLLDAQGAIFGCRIDLDDDVILSQLELVLDGPYNWLDGEYGHLYVRVADEEPAEVVALHDVAVLDLDADDVVLGIEVLLPEQWRTSERLSRLAPLMVSFDDEPVAGEGPVVFTSTSPTEEEGVEGSEVLAGTTIPLDQWRSGFVALVGKPNVGKSTLLNALLGEKVAIVSPRPQTTRVPVRGILSRPGEQIIFIDTPGIHEPNHRLGKLMVELAERTLPNADVICFMVDISQPPSRLDRTIAREVQRARGHKLLVLNKVDQKPRQPGANYLPAYRELGEWEMEIAISARRRLGLTALLSEIGRRLPSGPPLYPLDQITDQTEQQLAAEFVREKALFYLQQEVPHAIAVEVEEWIEKETATYIRMTINVEKESQKGILIGAGGSMLKKIGSAARASIERMLGRPVYLDLWVKVRHNWRDDPSALGWLGYRAKNFL; encoded by the coding sequence ATGAAATATTGTTCGCTGGATCAAGATGTCGGTGCGCTGTACTTCTATTTTGCCGATCTCGCAGAGGGACAGGTGGTGGCAGCGATGGAGTATCCCGCCCACCTCCTCCTCGATGCCCAAGGCGCTATCTTTGGTTGTCGGATCGATCTGGACGATGATGTCATTCTGAGCCAGCTCGAATTGGTGCTCGATGGGCCGTACAACTGGCTCGATGGTGAGTACGGTCATCTCTATGTCCGCGTCGCCGATGAAGAGCCGGCGGAAGTAGTGGCGCTGCACGACGTTGCCGTGCTTGATCTCGATGCCGACGATGTGGTGCTCGGGATTGAGGTATTGCTGCCGGAACAGTGGCGTACTTCCGAACGACTGTCGCGTTTGGCTCCGCTGATGGTGTCTTTCGACGATGAGCCGGTTGCCGGTGAGGGGCCGGTTGTGTTTACCTCTACGTCTCCTACCGAGGAAGAAGGCGTTGAAGGCAGTGAGGTTTTGGCAGGTACGACTATCCCCCTCGACCAATGGCGTTCCGGTTTTGTGGCTCTCGTCGGTAAGCCAAATGTCGGTAAAAGTACGCTGCTCAACGCACTGCTCGGTGAGAAGGTAGCGATTGTCTCACCACGCCCGCAAACAACCCGTGTGCCGGTGCGTGGTATTCTATCGCGGCCCGGCGAACAGATTATCTTTATCGACACGCCCGGTATTCACGAGCCAAACCACCGGCTTGGTAAGCTGATGGTTGAGTTGGCCGAGCGGACCTTGCCCAACGCCGATGTGATCTGTTTTATGGTTGATATTAGTCAGCCACCGAGCCGGCTCGACCGTACAATTGCTCGGGAAGTCCAGCGGGCGCGAGGTCATAAGCTGCTCGTCTTGAACAAGGTTGACCAAAAGCCACGCCAACCTGGGGCAAATTACTTACCGGCGTACCGTGAGTTGGGTGAGTGGGAGATGGAGATCGCCATCTCGGCTCGTCGTCGGCTGGGATTAACGGCATTGCTGAGCGAAATCGGTCGCCGGCTGCCATCGGGGCCACCTCTCTACCCGCTCGATCAGATCACCGACCAAACCGAACAGCAACTCGCTGCTGAGTTTGTGCGTGAGAAGGCACTTTTCTATTTGCAACAAGAAGTTCCACACGCAATTGCGGTTGAGGTTGAGGAGTGGATCGAGAAGGAAACGGCTACTTACATTCGCATGACGATTAATGTGGAAAAAGAGAGCCAAAAAGGCATCCTGATTGGGGCCGGTGGTAGTATGCTAAAGAAGATAGGTAGCGCGGCACGTGCCTCGATTGAGCGGATGCTGGGCCGTCCGGTCTATCTCGATCTGTGGGTGAAAGTGCGGCATAATTGGCGAGATGATCCATCGGCGCTGGGGTGGCTCGGTTACCGGGCGAAGAATTTTCTGTAG
- a CDS encoding serine/threonine protein kinase, which produces MATHRSSAATNQSLGAEVTSILCPICLKPNLRRARFCQHCGHDVVLNNDQPSDHRRYVITRIIKRGGQGAVYEGIDQNGNIYAIKEMLDRFTDPKERAEAVERFNAEAELLQQLRHPRIPRVYSHFTDEGRHYLTMDFIRGEDLEQIVEREGRIDEQRVLRWADELCDVLGYLHGKGLIYRDMKPSNVMIEPSGDVKLIDFGIAKLFKPTERGTQIGTPGYAPPEQYQGLATPQSDIYALAATLHHLLTGRDPTQEMPFSFPPVRSLVSTISERTSAALEKALQKVPADRYATMDEFRAALIPRAQLQPQPVQVRVAPPASAKAPVPARPAAPVPPPQPVAPPAQSVPAASPVPPQPVVLPVQPAQPVTRTRQSSGQVVVSLILLALIGLTLLSVYVIAVRPRWAEPLIAPILNTTEQSSLQRGELITIEYDLEVTVPVDADQQAVRASFLEAYHEQIRREYGETALINPNVPIGYVVPPEVIDQRDGQITYRARLTGRVWVHEP; this is translated from the coding sequence ATGGCAACCCACCGCTCGTCTGCTGCTACAAATCAAAGTCTTGGGGCTGAAGTGACCAGCATCCTCTGCCCTATCTGTCTCAAGCCGAACCTGCGGCGGGCACGGTTTTGCCAGCACTGCGGTCACGATGTTGTGCTGAATAATGACCAGCCCAGTGATCATCGTCGCTATGTGATTACGCGCATCATTAAGCGCGGTGGTCAGGGTGCTGTCTATGAGGGTATTGATCAAAACGGCAATATCTACGCGATTAAAGAGATGCTCGACCGCTTTACCGACCCAAAAGAACGGGCCGAAGCGGTTGAACGATTTAATGCCGAGGCGGAGTTGCTGCAACAGCTCCGCCATCCGCGTATTCCCCGCGTCTACAGCCACTTTACCGATGAAGGTCGCCACTATTTAACGATGGACTTTATTCGCGGCGAGGATCTCGAACAGATCGTCGAACGCGAGGGTCGGATTGATGAGCAGCGGGTACTGCGGTGGGCCGATGAGCTGTGTGATGTGCTTGGGTATCTGCATGGCAAGGGCTTGATCTATCGCGATATGAAGCCCTCAAACGTGATGATTGAACCGAGCGGTGATGTCAAGCTGATCGATTTCGGCATTGCTAAGCTCTTCAAACCTACCGAACGTGGTACGCAGATCGGTACACCGGGCTATGCACCGCCTGAGCAGTATCAGGGGCTGGCGACGCCACAGTCTGACATCTACGCATTGGCCGCAACGTTACATCATCTGCTGACCGGACGCGATCCGACGCAAGAAATGCCTTTTTCTTTTCCACCGGTTCGTTCGCTGGTATCGACTATTTCGGAACGGACAAGTGCAGCACTCGAAAAGGCGTTGCAGAAGGTACCGGCGGATCGCTATGCGACGATGGATGAGTTTCGTGCTGCGCTCATTCCACGTGCCCAGCTACAGCCGCAACCGGTACAGGTACGTGTCGCACCGCCGGCTTCGGCCAAAGCGCCGGTACCGGCACGACCGGCTGCACCGGTTCCACCGCCGCAACCGGTGGCACCCCCTGCCCAATCGGTACCAGCGGCATCACCGGTTCCGCCGCAACCGGTGGTGCTCCCTGTCCAACCGGCACAACCGGTTACACGCACGCGACAATCGAGTGGGCAAGTTGTCGTTTCCCTGATCCTGCTCGCCTTAATTGGGCTGACCCTCTTGAGTGTCTATGTGATCGCCGTGCGGCCACGTTGGGCCGAGCCGTTGATTGCACCGATCTTGAATACTACGGAACAATCCAGTTTGCAGCGTGGTGAGCTAATCACGATCGAGTATGATCTGGAGGTGACGGTACCGGTGGACGCTGATCAGCAAGCTGTGCGCGCATCGTTTCTGGAAGCCTATCACGAACAGATACGGCGCGAGTATGGGGAGACTGCTCTGATTAACCCCAATGTGCCGATCGGCTATGTCGTTCCACCAGAAGTCATTGATCAACGGGATGGTCAAATCACTTACCGTGCCCGCCTGACGGGTAGAGTCTGGGTACACGAGCCATAA
- the acs gene encoding acetate--CoA ligase produces MTETRDVALPDTGELYYPDPALVEQSNVMAYARSKGFNSYDELYQWTITHREEFWADMAGELEWFKPWEKVLDDSNKPFYKWFVGGKTNIVYNAIDRHLKTWRKNKLALIWEGEDGSQRTYSYYQLNYEVSRIANVLKSMGVKKGDIVTIYMPRIPELMFSMLACAKIGAAHSVVYGGFSEAALADRLADAKSKVLITADGGYMRGKIVELKKIVNEALARTPTVQTCLVFRHTNHGAPMEQGRDFWMHDLLGLPIANGHCPTEEMDAEDMLFILYTSGTTGKPKGVVHTHGGYMVGTYTTLKFVFDIKDEDRYWCAADPGWITGHSFIVYAPLINGATSFMYEGAPNYPYPDRWWSMVAKHGITILYTAPTAIRGLMRFGDLWPSRHDLSTLRLLGSVGEPINPEAWKWFYEKIGHNRCPIMDTWWQTETGHFMITPTPAVPLKPGSATRPFLGIEVDVVHEDGTPCAPDEDGLLVIKTPWPGMMRTILYDPQRYVEGYWQKVPPYYAAGDSARKDKDGYIWVIGRLDDVIKVSGYRLGTAEVESALVSHPAVAEAAAIGLPHEVKGNAIHAFVILRAGYEPSHELEEKLRAHVGHELGPIARPDSITFVTSLPKTRSGKIMRRVLRARALGLPEGDISTLEE; encoded by the coding sequence ATGACCGAGACTCGCGATGTGGCGCTGCCCGACACCGGTGAACTGTACTACCCCGACCCGGCACTGGTTGAGCAATCTAATGTGATGGCGTATGCTCGCAGCAAGGGCTTCAACTCCTACGATGAACTATACCAGTGGACGATCACCCACCGTGAAGAGTTTTGGGCCGATATGGCCGGCGAACTCGAGTGGTTCAAACCGTGGGAGAAGGTGCTCGATGACAGCAACAAACCATTCTACAAGTGGTTTGTTGGTGGGAAAACCAATATCGTCTACAATGCCATCGACCGCCACCTCAAGACGTGGCGCAAGAACAAGCTGGCCCTGATCTGGGAAGGTGAGGATGGAAGCCAGCGCACCTATTCCTATTACCAGCTCAATTACGAAGTGTCGCGGATTGCCAACGTGCTGAAGAGCATGGGGGTGAAGAAGGGCGATATTGTTACCATTTACATGCCCCGCATCCCTGAGCTGATGTTTAGCATGCTGGCCTGTGCTAAGATCGGCGCCGCTCACAGCGTGGTCTACGGCGGCTTTTCGGAAGCGGCGCTTGCTGACCGCTTAGCCGATGCCAAGAGCAAGGTGCTGATTACTGCCGATGGCGGCTACATGCGCGGCAAGATCGTCGAACTGAAGAAGATCGTGAACGAGGCGTTGGCCCGGACTCCCACCGTCCAAACCTGTCTCGTCTTCCGCCATACCAACCACGGTGCCCCGATGGAGCAGGGGCGAGACTTCTGGATGCACGATCTCCTCGGTTTGCCGATTGCCAACGGTCATTGCCCCACCGAAGAGATGGATGCCGAGGATATGCTGTTTATCCTCTACACATCGGGCACGACCGGTAAACCCAAAGGTGTGGTACACACCCACGGCGGCTATATGGTCGGTACCTATACGACGCTCAAGTTTGTGTTTGACATCAAAGACGAAGATCGCTACTGGTGTGCCGCCGACCCAGGCTGGATTACCGGCCACTCGTTTATTGTCTATGCCCCCCTAATCAACGGCGCTACCTCGTTTATGTACGAGGGCGCTCCCAACTATCCATACCCCGATCGCTGGTGGAGCATGGTTGCCAAGCACGGCATTACCATCCTCTACACTGCCCCGACTGCTATTCGCGGCTTGATGCGCTTCGGCGATTTGTGGCCCTCGCGCCACGATCTTAGCACTCTGCGCTTGCTCGGTTCGGTCGGCGAGCCGATTAACCCTGAAGCGTGGAAGTGGTTCTACGAGAAGATCGGTCATAATCGCTGCCCCATCATGGATACGTGGTGGCAGACTGAGACCGGCCACTTTATGATTACACCGACCCCGGCTGTACCGCTAAAGCCCGGTTCGGCGACCCGCCCCTTCCTCGGCATCGAAGTTGATGTGGTGCATGAAGATGGTACACCCTGCGCACCCGATGAAGACGGTCTGCTGGTGATCAAGACACCGTGGCCGGGTATGATGCGCACAATCTTGTACGATCCACAGCGCTATGTCGAAGGCTATTGGCAAAAGGTGCCGCCGTACTACGCTGCCGGTGACAGCGCACGTAAAGACAAGGACGGCTATATCTGGGTGATTGGCCGCCTCGATGATGTGATCAAGGTGTCGGGCTACCGGCTAGGCACCGCCGAAGTCGAGAGCGCATTGGTCAGCCACCCCGCCGTTGCCGAGGCCGCCGCGATTGGGTTGCCGCACGAGGTGAAGGGCAACGCGATCCACGCCTTCGTTATTCTGCGTGCCGGTTACGAACCGAGCCACGAGCTGGAAGAAAAATTGCGCGCACACGTCGGCCACGAGCTTGGGCCGATCGCTCGCCCCGACTCGATTACCTTCGTAACGTCGCTGCCCAAGACGCGCTCCGGTAAGATTATGCGCCGTGTGCTGCGTGCCCGTGCGTTGGGCCTGCCCGAAGGCGACATCTCGACGCTCGAAGAGTAG
- the prpE gene encoding propionate--CoA ligase has translation MGYEAVYRRSIEDPEGYWAEFAAELHWFKPWDKVLDNSNPPFTRWFVGGETNLCYNAVDRHALGGRRGQAALIWESAETGQSRTLTYFELYREVNRLAGLFHNLGVRKGDRVIIYMPMVPEAIFAMLACVRIGAIHSVVFGGFSVTSLASRIDDAEPVLIVTADAGMRKGQPVPLKEIVDKALTEANTDSVRDVLVLNRGIVPVELVKGRDLDWYEQLAKRGERYVEPARMLSTDPSYILYTSGTTGKPKGVVRDTGGYMVALYASMSTIYNCGDGDVFWSTSDIGWVVGHSYIVYAPLLKGVPTVVYEGRPDHPDPGVWWRVIEKYGVTHVFTAPTALRALRKFPEQWMRDADISSLKILFAAGEPLDAPTYEWATQALGVPVIDHYWQTESGWPMVTNPVGVELLPIKPGSPTKPAFGHHLEVVDADGNRVPPGEKGFLVEHGPLPPGTLLTLWNDDDRFVKGYWGYFKDKLLYMTGDYAIQDEDGYLFMLGRADEVLNVSGHRLGTREIEEVVSAHPAVAEASVIGVRDELKGEDVLVVAVLKQHITPQMQDDIANEIRQLVRERIGPIATPKAVHFVSMLPKTRSGKIMRRVIRAVYQGDNIGDLSTIEDDATVDMVREAIAMLRSDLL, from the coding sequence GTGGGCTACGAAGCCGTCTATCGCCGATCGATTGAAGATCCCGAAGGCTACTGGGCTGAGTTCGCTGCCGAACTGCACTGGTTCAAACCGTGGGATAAGGTACTCGATAACAGCAACCCACCGTTCACCCGTTGGTTTGTCGGTGGTGAGACGAACCTCTGCTACAACGCAGTTGACCGTCACGCCCTTGGCGGACGACGCGGACAAGCAGCTTTGATCTGGGAGAGTGCCGAGACCGGCCAATCACGCACCCTGACCTATTTCGAGCTGTACCGCGAAGTGAATCGGCTTGCCGGTCTGTTCCACAATCTCGGCGTGCGAAAGGGCGACCGCGTGATCATCTATATGCCGATGGTGCCCGAAGCGATCTTTGCTATGTTGGCGTGTGTTCGCATTGGCGCCATCCACTCGGTAGTCTTCGGCGGATTTTCGGTCACCTCACTCGCCTCGCGAATCGATGATGCCGAGCCGGTGTTGATCGTCACTGCCGATGCCGGGATGCGCAAGGGCCAGCCGGTTCCGTTGAAAGAGATCGTGGATAAGGCGCTCACAGAAGCCAATACCGATAGCGTGCGCGACGTGCTTGTCCTCAACCGTGGCATCGTGCCGGTTGAACTGGTAAAGGGGCGCGATCTCGATTGGTACGAGCAGTTAGCTAAACGAGGTGAGCGATACGTTGAGCCGGCCCGTATGCTCAGTACCGACCCCTCGTATATCCTCTACACCTCCGGTACGACCGGCAAGCCTAAAGGGGTAGTACGCGACACCGGCGGCTATATGGTGGCACTCTACGCCAGCATGAGTACCATCTATAACTGTGGTGACGGTGACGTATTCTGGAGTACCAGTGACATCGGTTGGGTCGTCGGCCATTCGTATATTGTCTATGCTCCTCTGCTGAAAGGTGTGCCCACGGTCGTGTACGAGGGTCGCCCCGATCATCCCGACCCCGGCGTCTGGTGGCGGGTGATCGAGAAGTACGGTGTGACCCACGTCTTCACTGCACCGACAGCACTCCGCGCGTTGCGTAAGTTCCCCGAGCAGTGGATGCGTGATGCCGACATTAGCTCGCTGAAGATTCTCTTCGCCGCCGGTGAACCACTCGACGCACCGACCTACGAGTGGGCCACCCAAGCCCTCGGTGTACCGGTAATCGACCACTACTGGCAGACCGAAAGCGGCTGGCCGATGGTGACGAACCCGGTCGGTGTCGAGCTGTTGCCGATCAAACCGGGGTCGCCGACGAAACCGGCCTTCGGCCATCACCTCGAAGTGGTTGACGCTGACGGCAACCGGGTGCCACCCGGCGAGAAGGGCTTTCTCGTCGAGCACGGCCCGTTGCCCCCCGGTACATTGCTCACGCTCTGGAATGATGATGATCGGTTTGTGAAGGGATACTGGGGCTATTTCAAAGACAAACTGCTCTACATGACCGGCGACTACGCCATTCAAGATGAAGACGGCTACCTGTTTATGCTGGGTCGCGCCGACGAGGTGCTCAACGTGAGCGGTCACCGCCTCGGCACCCGCGAGATCGAAGAGGTGGTCTCGGCCCACCCAGCCGTGGCTGAAGCCAGCGTGATCGGCGTGCGCGATGAGCTGAAGGGCGAGGATGTGTTGGTTGTGGCCGTGCTCAAACAGCATATCACGCCACAAATGCAAGACGACATTGCCAACGAGATCCGCCAACTGGTACGTGAGCGGATCGGTCCCATCGCAACGCCGAAAGCCGTTCACTTTGTCAGTATGCTTCCCAAGACGCGGTCGGGCAAGATTATGCGCCGTGTGATCCGGGCTGTCTATCAGGGTGACAACATTGGCGATCTCAGCACCATCGAAGACGATGCCACCGTCGATATGGTGCGCGAAGCAATTGCAATGCTCCGCAGCGATCTCTTGTAA
- a CDS encoding universal stress protein codes for MHIALYAGQNAQRNELILLSIPLITALAHRVTLITPQDEAEPAHEALGQLPLIPDLTVHIQAHGNTFATAIETTLQRELPDLLLIPAFTTPAALLGWRERRHELNVLSSLPIPFLRVQGKVKPIRQIIVASTGGEQALHSVPLIGQLARAYHATVTVLHVSSQDLVYFEGFAASPLSGEDVLNLDQMTGTTLHQLVAGLQAQGVTARLHILNGLVEETVLAKCQHYDLLVIGSHQPTPIGRPADQCWLRVIQRLSFQDVTRDLLERSPVPVLVTGKSATQ; via the coding sequence ATGCATATTGCCTTGTATGCCGGACAGAATGCACAACGGAACGAGCTGATCTTGCTCTCCATCCCGTTGATCACCGCGTTAGCCCATCGCGTGACCTTAATCACTCCTCAAGACGAAGCCGAGCCGGCGCATGAAGCACTCGGCCAATTACCGCTCATACCTGACCTGACCGTCCACATCCAGGCTCACGGGAATACCTTCGCCACTGCTATCGAGACGACGCTTCAACGTGAGCTACCCGATCTGCTACTCATTCCAGCCTTTACAACACCGGCAGCGCTTCTCGGCTGGCGCGAACGGCGTCATGAATTGAATGTACTTAGCTCATTACCGATACCGTTTTTGCGTGTTCAGGGGAAGGTCAAACCGATCCGTCAGATCATCGTTGCTAGCACGGGTGGCGAACAAGCGTTACACAGCGTTCCCCTCATCGGCCAATTGGCCCGCGCTTACCATGCGACCGTCACGGTGTTGCATGTCTCTTCGCAAGACTTGGTCTACTTTGAAGGGTTTGCCGCTTCACCCCTCTCAGGTGAGGATGTGCTCAACCTTGATCAGATGACCGGTACGACGCTGCATCAACTGGTTGCCGGCTTACAAGCTCAAGGGGTCACCGCCCGTCTCCACATCCTCAACGGCCTTGTTGAAGAAACGGTACTCGCCAAATGTCAGCACTACGATCTCCTTGTCATCGGTAGTCATCAACCTACACCGATAGGGAGACCGGCCGATCAGTGCTGGCTCCGCGTGATCCAACGCCTTTCATTCCAAGATGTGACACGTGATTTGCTGGAGCGCAGCCCGGTTCCGGTGTTGGTAACCGGAAAAAGCGCAACACAATAA